The Nicotiana tomentosiformis chromosome 2, ASM39032v3, whole genome shotgun sequence genome includes the window taaaaaaatatagaccttcgaaatacataaacacatgcaaaaaaatatatatttatacaaaaatacaatgtGTTTGGGTGAATTTGTATAAAATACAATGTATTTGtgtcattgtatgtgactaaatagaaaagaagagaagaaagtttgtCGGAGATGGCGTTTTCCGGCCAAGACTCCTTATATCGCTTCACTACCTCTTCCATTACAATTTACAACACTTCCAATTCGACCGTTTCTTCCTTTTTTCTCTCTTACTTACATGTTTTTGATTTTGAGATTTTTAGCCTTTCTTTCATGATTTGTTTCTCTTTCATGTATCTATGattctgtcacgccccgaacctgggcttGGATGTAACACGGCacccggtgcctgactacatgtgaccgagcgaacTAACTGGCtagctgaatcaacatgtgatatcataacatactgaatgtgGAAGATAAACTAGcacatgctgatatactgaaagtctaaatgatataaatcaaaAAGCGAAAATCCTAATACAATTCTGGAACATATTTGTAGCaaacattgcttaacatgaaaagcctgCGACTCTGTCTAATTGTTAGTCTaatctatgaagcctctaatgaagtactgaaaacacTAACTATCTAAAAATACTGAAGAGTGTaaggtaatgataatgccccgaaagtACTGGGGCTTACCAAATAGccggtacgagaatcctagcgctctgaatcgtcGACCTGTAAATCATTATCTATATCGTGAGATGCAGACCCCGGgcaaaaagggacatcagtatatttgaattgcactggtatgtaaagcaactaAAATAAAGAACTATAAATGTTGAAACTGATACTGAGATGATAACTGAGAATTGATAATCGATACCTGAAATGGTAATtgttgaaactgaaactgaaatgataactgtgATAActgaacaaaaaaaaaagaagtaaggatatgaatacttcctcttctgaatgatgaacaacctgtttatctgaataaatcACGGCCTTGgacccaatatatatgtgcacaagctacggtctcaggcccaagtatacgtatacataactacggcCTTAGGCCCCAAAATGCATATAGCATAAGCTACGACCTCAGGCCCAAACATGcttaaagcataaactacggcaTCAGGCCCAAATATATATAAAGCATAAACTaaggcctcaggcccaaatacaggtgttcaacattcaggaatttaaaataaagaattgagaatcatactgcaatacatgatgctgaaatactgaataatattgagttacatgatactggaattcTGAATTGGACTAGACTGAACAAgtattcatgaactgattatgaTAACTGAAGCTTCAAATATTTATAACATGCTGAGTAATCTTGACAGAGACTCATGAGAATCAATCACAAGTCTATATTGGTtacgcactgagctcacaacgttcggaatgaaagtcatgaatgaATTAcaaagctagagaatagaagttctacgactattcaaggaactaagcTTAACTATATTTTTTAGGCCATTAGTAACATTGAATAAGAGACGTAGTATAGGGAGAATCATTAATATTTCCAAatatagagagttagcctcacataccttaacttcttGCTCTTGAACGTAGTACATCATTTGCtaaccctttcaactttaatctatacCAATACAAGTCAAAAGGgttccatattagcaataatactcatgcTTAGGTCACTTAGGCATTTTCTCAAACACTTGATAGGCATAAAGCTTCATAGCCCTTATTAATGGTGTTTTTACACCCAACAACCCATTATCTTGCTCATAGATAAATTTTGAAATCTCAATTTGCTATAATCAATACcattcttcatcacccataagataaacaacactcttaataactaattaacaatcaacaacccaaacctatcatCATTCATACTTTTTTATCAAACTCATAAACTCTAATCTCATGAACATAGAGTCtataattattaatcaaataCTATAATCAAGTAGAAGGTGAAAATATTACCGTTTtgacgttcaatcctcttgaattcgaatTATAGGGTTTCGTCTCTCAAAACTGATGTCCCAATCGAATATCTATtgatttgaagggtttacccatgttaataaggtgttggggAGTTGAAATCAACTTAGAATCATTATTAGAACTCACCTTGGATGAGGAGGGACCTTGGaggaagttaggttcttgagagcttccctttctagagcaagtttttATGTTTTGGTATGTGGGGGACGAAGTAGGACTTTAAAAATGACCCCCGGGTGCGCTCCCATGCACCTGGATGCGCAGTAGGGCAGTATCAGTGCCACAAGAGTGCGGCCGTGCATGGGACCATCTTTGCGCGCACCTAGGGGCACATACTGCGTATTGTCCAGTAAAACACACATAACGTTTTGCACAGAGATCCGTTCGGGATCCACAATGTATCGTTAGAAAGATATttccaagggctacaactttcgtgtttTGTGTGTTCCCAAATTCCTTACCTATTTTGCGCGAAGTATTGATGGAAGACGGATTTTTCATAATTTAGTCGATTTTATCGGATCTTATGCTCCTCACTCTCCGTTTTGATTCCAAAATAACTATTTCCACCCACactcatcccgataggacttcatatgtctaaaatatcaaattaatactcatttaacataTCCACACCTAGTCCGAATGTACGAAGTGGTACAGATTTGGCCTATTTTGCTCGAAGTGAGAGAGAAGaaatagggagagaaagaagaaaaattctgagagagaatcgtgtgttaattgaaaaaaagaaaaaggaaaaacataaatagcgtatttcatacctcaataataatatatatcataaatacttattttgttataaaatataaaaggtagttatagaaaataatattttaaaataattttggtttataataaataggatgTATAGTAAAATTTCCTATAATTAAACTTGTTCATGTTCCCGTTAAAATCAATCTTGCTCCAAGTCTTGTGTTCTGTGAAAAAAGCTCTGGCCTTGTGCCTTCTGCCCTTCTCTCATCAGCTAGCCACACAACAGCAGCAATTGCACCAGTGTTTCCACTGTTGGTTTAGGCCCAAAGTCTATTTCTTAAATGCTGGGCCTTAAGAATTGGATTGTCCAACGTAACAAGAGAGCATGAGGTACACAAATAGCCCTTAAAGtagatatttaaaattttatatccTCGCTTGCCCCATGGTCAAAACTTTAAACTTAATACGTATTGCCCTCACTTGACTCATGGACAATATTTTTAACTTTTGACCGATGGAGAAAGCGTGGATTAGAAATTAAAGACCATCCAAAAAAGTgttatatttatgtaattttttgcTGAGTCAGAAGCACGAATGGTCAAACATGTTTTGTTGGAAAACataatacaattatattttgaaaaaaagaaaatctCCGAGAAAACCCAGAGAATTCTTCCAAAACCAAATATAAACACTCATAAAAGAATAAAATTGAAATTAAATCAAAACAAAAACAGAACAATATTCTTATCCAAACACGTTAAGATGCAAAGGGTCTCAGAAATCTCCTCCAACCTCTGTATTTTCACTAAGTTTCGATGACTTTGAGTTTCTCTTTAAATGATGACCAGTAGTAAATGAGTAAGTATTTATGATTCGgtttgggttttttttttttttaaatgagtaGTATTTATGATTCGGTTTGGGttgtttttttttataaaaaaaaaaccaAATAAGTCTCTATTTTTCTATTATTGGAATCAAACCAatctaattaaattaattttttatcgATTTTgttagcttttttttttttttttttgttgggttttctataaatatgtgaaatacaCTATACGTCATGCACATGTTCTACCGACTATATTCTAGCATAACACTTCCAAGTCAATTACTCTTTATGAATAGTTGTCATTTACCAATATATTTTGATGATAATTGAacaaaatagtgatgaataatttaagcacTCAATTAATGACaagttatttttaacatgaaatagatTATTGAActtaacaaaataaaaactaCAAATCAAACTAGAAAGTAAAGGCAAAGAACTAAATTACTATAAAGGCAAAGAACTAGATTACAAACCAATTGTGTAAAAGATTAATATGTACTGTaagattttatgaattttatatagAAGTGTATACATATGTGTGTAACTATAATTTTAAATAGGTATTTTTATAATCGGTTTGATTCGATTTTTTTGGTTAGTTTTTCTTAAAAtctaaaccaaaccaaatattgtcggtttttaaaattaaaaattaagatTAAATCAAACCAAAAAAAGTCGATTTTTTTCTTGGGTTTGAATCAGTTTTTGGTTTGGTTTGCTTTTTCGTTCACGTGAACACCCTAGTAGTAAATAAGCAGCATGGGCATGAGAATAATAGCCCGTTTGGCCAATCtgtaaaaatcagcttattttgagaagtgctttttctTAAAAGTACTCTTGGTAGAAGCAGTTTATGTTTGGCTAGTTAATTTCAAAAGCACTTCTGagcaacaattagtgtttggccaaacttttaaaaactgcttctaagaGTATTTTCCTCAAAAGTACTTCTCAAAAAAATTCTTTTggaaagaaactatttttttttgattctcctcaaaaatacttttttttcttccaaaagtttgaccaaacatttcaactttgaaaaagaaagtacttttttttagGATTGGAAAAACTTGGCCAACCATACTAAAAATAGGGGACAACTTCTTTTCGCCATCAAATGATTTCAGGTATTCAGATATGTTGTCTAGTTTGGTGTGCTGAACGGATGGTTAATAAGAGAAGCATGTCACATGGCTGAGTTGATTTCACCCCTCCGTTAACAGAAGCAATGTCATTTCTCTTTGTGTTTCTTCTATTCTATTCACAGCGCGTAACAAGTTAGCATATCAGCAGGTAGTTACGCACAAAAATACATACAACTGAAATGAGTTAATTGGTATTTTGCAGACAAGAAAGAGTTACTTTAGTTATTGAGCTGGTAGATGGTTCCATATTGGTTGAGGGAATGAACTGCCGTCTCATCTTGGACAACACTTACCTCATAAGCTAGTTTTTAAGGTATAGTTAGGATCAAAATTAATATTTACTTGGTATCATAGTCAAACTCATCTCTATTCTTGTATTTCCCCCCATGTTATGTTACGCATGTTCTAGTTGTCAGGCCTAGCGTGTGTGGTGTTAGAGTGTCGCAATCAACTCTATGCTCCAGTTTCTAGGCGTGAGCGTGGGCGGTGTTAGTGTCCCGCATTAGCTAAGGAATGCACTATTTATCTCCTTATATACTCTTGGAAAATCATTATCAAGTTAAATATTCAATTGGTATGATTGACCGtagaaaaggaaaatgaaagtATTTTTTAGTAAATGGTGATGTAAATATGTGTAACTAACTAGTGACATTGTACTTATATAAAGCAGCTCACTGACTATCCCGTGTTCAAAGTAGAAACACAATGACCAAGCTCTTCTTACTCACATTACTCTTCCAATCACTCATTGCTGTCTCTGAACATCACGGGTCAGGGCAGAGCGTTGCACCACCAATTGCAGGTGGCACAACTCCCGCTGCCCCATCCAGTGCCGCCCAAGAGTTCTTAGATGCGCACAACAAGGTAAGAGCTGAGGTCGGAGTTGGCCCTCTGAAATGGAGCATCATGCTCGCCAATGCCACCAGCATTATTACGCGCTATCAGAGGGACAAGCGTAGCTGCAGCTTTGCAAACTTAAGCAGCATCAACTATGGCCAACTTCAACTCCTGTTTAGAGGATTGATTGCAATACCACCACAAGTAGCTGTGGATATCTGGGTTGCTGAAAAGAAGTTTTACAATTATGCTAACAACTCTTGCATACTGGGCCACGAATGCTTCTCTTACACCCAAGTGGTCTGGAAAAACTCGCTGGAACTTGGTTTGGTTGTGCTCAAGCTACTTGCTCCAACAACCACACTATTCTAACCATATGTTTCTATAATCCACCTGGGTAATTGGAGAGAAACCTTACTAATCTATCCACTTTTCTAATCTACAATTTTATGCAGAATCCAAAACTATTGCTTTTTATTTAACATATGCTTTCTGTCTTTTTTGCGCAAAACAAACATAATTACTTTAAAACTCCAGCGATAGTTGAGCAATGAATATGAATTAGATTTATGTACGAGACTGCAACTCAAAATTGCTGGTTCTTACACACAAACTAAGCTTTGCTCTAGTAGCAATAGCCAAAGAATGGAGGGCACTTCCACAAAGACACAAAATTATAGGAACTTTGATCATCCTCCATTCTAACACAAACTACCATTCATTTATACAGAAGggatgaaagaaaaaaaattgagacCCCTTTCAAAGACAAAAGAAATAAACAACCGGATCCTTCAATTAAGCTTAAGCATACCATCAAAGTAGTCATTTCACCAGGTCCTTCATTATCAGATACCGGAAAGAGAAATTATGTGGAGCCCATTCAATGTTCTTGCGGCCCTTCCCCTGTGGAATCTTCTTAATGCTCTTTCTAAGAGAATCCGGTAAAGATTGCTGGACCATCTCCATCACACCGGCAGGACATAAGCTAGAATCCTTAGCAAAGGACTCCACTACTTTTGGCAAAACAATTTTCTGATCCTTCCTCACACCGAAGGTAGCCCTGATATATTCTTCTTTTGCGACTTCCAGCTCCTGAAATACTCTCTTGGGTGTATAGACTCGAACCTGACAACAAACATTTGACTCCCCCGTTAGACAAACAAACTTAATCGTTAGTCATCAAATTTTGTTCTCAAATGATTACAAAATATTgtcatctttttcttcttttcaatcaTTAAGTGCAGAAGAAAAGAATGAAACTAGTCTCTAGAGACTTTTTAGTCCAGATCCAATTTTATAGATGCCAAGGAGGCTGGCATCATTGAAATGACAAGATCCTGAAGTTCGGAAAGAACTTGATTATGCAAATTGGCCTCCACGTCACCACTAATTCTAACTTTTTTCAAACGTGTAACTGGATTTGCATAGCAGAGATCAACTGCTATTTTCATGACCAGTGAATAGATGTCCACAGATCTTAAATTAGTTTTAAGATGGAAGTTGATGCCTATTTCTAGCTTTGTGATGAGCAAAAACAGTTGTTTACTCAAATGCTCATGGAGAAGATAACAAGAAGAATATATTATGGCCAATACCGCGGGATCTGAGTGGTTGCCAGAGCATAGTGAAAAATGCAGTAGGGGTTCTGGATGTTCAATAGCGTATGTTTGTCTTTCATCCCCCGCCTTGAATTTTCCTTTAGAAGAAAGTAACAAGCGAAGCCACTGCATTGATAGAGAACTTTATCAGCATTTCAAGTATCAAATCCTACAACACCAGTAGAACTAGAGATGTTCCAAGAACAAAAATCACTAAGCTGGAGTATTATTCAATTATTTTTGAATGAGTACAGACATTTTGACTGcaagaaggaaagaaagatgCCCTAACTTCAtcagaaaaaaaaaggaaagaaagatacTAAATGCTCTTGGGATATACTTCAAGGAGAGTCAATGTTTTGAGGTGTAGTTAATTGATTGTGCAGCTTAGAACATAACCGTTGCACATGTAATCTAACCTGAGAATGGATATGTAACAAGAAAAAAGTTCATGAGGTGTACCTGTCCTGGTCTGGACATTCGACATCCCAGGATAGAGTTCTGTATCACATCGGCACTTACTACATGACCTCCAACATTATAGGCAGCCTGGATTAAGCAATAAGGTTAGACAACATCTCCACCAAGCAATTCTTAGCCAAATAAATAAGTTATGTTTGCTAACCTTCAAGAGTAGATATATTCTCTTCACATTGTTTTGGGGAATACCGTAAGCTAAAAATGCCTACACAGAAATAGTAAAACTCCACCATCAGCTAAAAGTAGATATTGACTTCAATGATTTCCAAAACTATAATGCTGATACTCTAATCAACGAGGAATCTTACATGCATCACCAATGCATTATGCACGTTAATCCAGAATGCTAGCTTCTCTTCGTGAGTCAATTTTCGTGGATCTATTTGTTCTAAGCGAGAAATAAGTGACCTGCAATATGACACTTCAATGAGTGTTATTACAATAATAAAGGCTAAAGTCGTGCCATGAGGTGCCTGAGTATCAACTGTACTCACCTGAAATTCTGTAACATCGGTTCAATATCCCCCAATTTTTGAGTATCTCTATATACACACTGTACTTCAACCATAGTGCTGTAAGGTCCACTGAATTCCTTCAACCCTTCCACATGAAAAGGATTGTCCAGCCGAACATCAAAAGATGAATCATTCCTAAATCCTGGACTCCATATGTCTTTTGGAGAAAATGCACTTATGGAAGACAAAGATGAGGTTGGCGATGAAAGACCAGGATTTGTCAGTGGAGGATCAGCAAGCTTGCAATATATGGTGCACATGCACTTTATCATATCCTCAGACAGCTTATTTGGTGTCTCTGGAACGTGATCAGAGATACGGGTGCCAAGATGCTCCGCCAAACTGATTACATTTGAAGAAGTATTCTGCGCATACTGCAAAGAAGGCATAAGAAAAGactcaattttttaaaaaatttatcgTTCTGTACAGAAAAAACCACTCCACATTTCTAAGACATTTAATACAAAATCACTCCTTCCCTCAAATTTCAGAGAGTGCAACAAGAATTTGTCTTCCTCAGGTAAATTACCTCCATCATAGATAAAGGTTGAGAATGACAAGCACGCAAAGCTTTGCCCAGTGTCTCCTCTGGTGGAGAAGATCTGCTCGACTGAGCTGAACGCTGAGATAACGAAGAACGGCTTCTATTAACTCCAGACTCATTAATTTTGTCTTCTGCCATGCTATTAGTTTCTTTCCGTGGAtttaattctgtttgactattaACTCGAGATGAAGAGTTTTCCCTTCTCAACATCACATCAGAATTGGAGAATTCAAGACGCCTTCTTGGCGTACTTATAGGAGATTTTAGTTTAACATCTTTTGTGGGAGGAGACAAAGATGAGATTTGTTGATCAAATGCTTTCCTGTATAGTGAGAGAAGATACTGTTCCAGATGCCCAACTTCCAACTCTAGTACTGCAATATCTCTAATCAGTTCTGTGGCTGGCTGAAATCAATTGACAAGAGTACAATCAGCATTTGACAGAGATAAGGGTAATGGGTCATTTAATATAT containing:
- the LOC104106708 gene encoding uncharacterized protein isoform X1, coding for MDFEGFSTSTSKLPGNRVTSSIHTRSKSFPDKRGPKEDIVDPSVEAANRLKLDMRHANDSNVSEKKQSSTAEVQSSLRQEIMQLERRLHDQVAVRCALEKALGYKTSSQDVNEVTSMPKPATELIRDIAVLELEVGHLEQYLLSLYRKAFDQQISSLSPPTKDVKLKSPISTPRRRLEFSNSDVMLRRENSSSRVNSQTELNPRKETNSMAEDKINESGVNRSRSSLSQRSAQSSRSSPPEETLGKALRACHSQPLSMMEYAQNTSSNVISLAEHLGTRISDHVPETPNKLSEDMIKCMCTIYCKLADPPLTNPGLSSPTSSLSSISAFSPKDIWSPGFRNDSSFDVRLDNPFHVEGLKEFSGPYSTMVEVQCVYRDTQKLGDIEPMLQNFRSLISRLEQIDPRKLTHEEKLAFWINVHNALVMHAFLAYGIPQNNVKRIYLLLKAAYNVGGHVVSADVIQNSILGCRMSRPGQWLRLLLSSKGKFKAGDERQTYAIEHPEPLLHFSLCSGNHSDPAVRVYTPKRVFQELEVAKEEYIRATFGVRKDQKIVLPKVVESFAKDSSLCPAGVMEMVQQSLPDSLRKSIKKIPQGKGRKNIEWAPHNFSFRYLIMKDLVK
- the LOC104106707 gene encoding STS14 protein-like — its product is MTKLFLLTLLFQSLIAVSEHHGSGQSVAPPIAGGTTPAAPSSAAQEFLDAHNKVRAEVGVGPLKWSIMLANATSIITRYQRDKRSCSFANLSSINYGQLQLLFRGLIAIPPQVAVDIWVAEKKFYNYANNSCILGHECFSYTQVVWKNSLELGLVVLKLLAPTTTLF
- the LOC104106708 gene encoding uncharacterized protein isoform X2 yields the protein MRHANDSNVSEKKQSSTAEVQSSLRQEIMQLERRLHDQVAVRCALEKALGYKTSSQDVNEVTSMPKPATELIRDIAVLELEVGHLEQYLLSLYRKAFDQQISSLSPPTKDVKLKSPISTPRRRLEFSNSDVMLRRENSSSRVNSQTELNPRKETNSMAEDKINESGVNRSRSSLSQRSAQSSRSSPPEETLGKALRACHSQPLSMMEYAQNTSSNVISLAEHLGTRISDHVPETPNKLSEDMIKCMCTIYCKLADPPLTNPGLSSPTSSLSSISAFSPKDIWSPGFRNDSSFDVRLDNPFHVEGLKEFSGPYSTMVEVQCVYRDTQKLGDIEPMLQNFRSLISRLEQIDPRKLTHEEKLAFWINVHNALVMHAFLAYGIPQNNVKRIYLLLKAAYNVGGHVVSADVIQNSILGCRMSRPGQWLRLLLSSKGKFKAGDERQTYAIEHPEPLLHFSLCSGNHSDPAVRVYTPKRVFQELEVAKEEYIRATFGVRKDQKIVLPKVVESFAKDSSLCPAGVMEMVQQSLPDSLRKSIKKIPQGKGRKNIEWAPHNFSFRYLIMKDLVK